Within the Dechloromonas denitrificans genome, the region GCTTCGATCAGGGACTTGTAGGACTCGGTCAGATCGACGTACTTGCCGACGAAGGCGATCCTCAACTCATGCTGCGGGTGATCCATCGCGTCGACCAGCTTGATCCAGACCGACAGATCGGCGGCCTTGGCGAGAATGCCAAGCTTGTGGCAGACGATCTCATCGAGCATCTGTTCATGCAGCATGCCGGGGATCTTGTAGATCGAATCGGCGTCGAGACACTCGATCACGGCTTCCGGCATGACGTTACAGAACAGCGCGATCTTGCGCCGTTCCTCGACCGGAACGGAACGGTCGGCACGGCACAACAGGATATCCGGCTGGATACCGATCTGACGCAGCTCCTTGACCGAATGCTGGGTCGGCTTGGTCTTCAGTTCGCCGGCCGTCGGGATATAGGGCAGCAGCGTCAGGTGCATGTAGCAGACGTTGTTGCGACCTTCCTCGATGCCCATTTGGCGGATCGCTTCGAGGAACGGCAGCGATTCGATGTCGCCGACCGTGCCGCCGACCTCGACGATGGCCACATCGGCGCCTTCGGCGCCGGCCTTGATCTTGAACTTGATCTCGTCGGTGATGTGCGGGATGACCTGTACCGTCTTGCCGAGATATTCACCACGGCGCTCTTTTTTGAGCACGGTGTCGTAGATCTGGCCGGTCGTGAAGTTGTTGCGCTTGCCCATCTTGGCGCTGGTGAAGCGCTCGTAGTGTCCGAGATCGAGATCGGTCTCGGCGCCATCCTCGGTGACGAAAACCTCTCCATGCTGGAAAGGACTCATCGTGCCGGGGTCGACGTTGATGTAGGGGTCAAGCTTGAGGTGGGTAACTTTGATGCCGCGGGATTCCAGAATGGCCCCGAGCGATGCGGCGGAGATGCCCTTGCCCAATGAGGACACGACACCGCCTGTAACGAAAACGTATTTGGTCATGGAAAGACAGGCTGCGGGAAATGCGAATGATAGCCGAAAAGGTGGAAAAATCCCAAGCCCTCCGAGCAATCCTGCGAATCTCGCGCCGTCGCCCGGTACACCGTAATTACCACGCGATTTGTTAGAATCGAGGGTTACCCAGCCAGCAGAAAACAGCGTGAAAACCGTTCTCGTCATCAATTATTCGCAAACCGGGCAACTGGCCGAGATCACAGCCCAGGTGGTCGCCCCGTTGCGGGCGGCGGGACATCTAGTGCATGTTGAAACCCTGGTTCCGGTCACCGCCTTCCCGTGGCCGTGGCCGATCGTCGATTTTGTCGATGCCTTTCCCGAATGCGTGCAACTCGATGCGCCGCCGCTGGAACCATTGAGCATTCCGGCGGATCGCGACTTCGATCTGGTCATTCTCAGCTATCAGGTGTGGTACCTGTCCCCCGCCCTGCCGATGACCGCCTTCCTGCAAAGCCCGGCAGGCCGCCGGCTGATCGCCGGCAAGCCGGTGATCACGCTGGTCGCCTGCCGCAACATGTGGCTGTCGGCCCAGGAAACGATGCGGCGTCTGATCGCCGAGGCCGGCGGCGAGTTGCGCGACCACCTGGCATTTACCGATCAGGGGCCGGCGCTGGCCACCTTCCTGACGACGCCGCGCTGGGTTCTGACCGGCCGGCGCGACCGCTGGCTCGGCCTGCCGCCGGCCGGCGTGGCACCGGAGGAAATCCATAAGGCCGGCCGGTTTGGCCGGGCGCTGGCCGATGCACTCGACCACGACGCCGAAACAACCGGAGCGCCGATGCTGACCGGCCTCCGCGCCTGCACCGTCAATCCCCGGCTGG harbors:
- a CDS encoding CTP synthase; its protein translation is MTKYVFVTGGVVSSLGKGISAASLGAILESRGIKVTHLKLDPYINVDPGTMSPFQHGEVFVTEDGAETDLDLGHYERFTSAKMGKRNNFTTGQIYDTVLKKERRGEYLGKTVQVIPHITDEIKFKIKAGAEGADVAIVEVGGTVGDIESLPFLEAIRQMGIEEGRNNVCYMHLTLLPYIPTAGELKTKPTQHSVKELRQIGIQPDILLCRADRSVPVEERRKIALFCNVMPEAVIECLDADSIYKIPGMLHEQMLDEIVCHKLGILAKAADLSVWIKLVDAMDHPQHELRIAFVGKYVDLTESYKSLIEAIKHAGIHTRSKVNIEYIDSENIEKDGCGVLKGVDAILVPGGFGRRGTEGKIAAIRYARENKVPYLGICLGMQLAVVEFARDVAGMAGAHSTEFVQDTPYPVIGLITEWLDASGKLEKRDEDSDLGGSMRLGAQVCKLGEGSLARDIYGAAEITERHRHRYEVNNTLLAQLEEKGLKVSGRAPGTDLCEMIELPADVHPWFVGCQFHPEFTSNPRQGHPLFTSFVKAALGRQKVKGK
- a CDS encoding dialkylrecorsinol condensing enzyme; translation: MKTVLVINYSQTGQLAEITAQVVAPLRAAGHLVHVETLVPVTAFPWPWPIVDFVDAFPECVQLDAPPLEPLSIPADRDFDLVILSYQVWYLSPALPMTAFLQSPAGRRLIAGKPVITLVACRNMWLSAQETMRRLIAEAGGELRDHLAFTDQGPALATFLTTPRWVLTGRRDRWLGLPPAGVAPEEIHKAGRFGRALADALDHDAETTGAPMLTGLRACTVNPRLALSERAGRRAFKVWSRLIRACGRRGQWRRRPMLLVFALYLIAMVLTVVPLSLLLQWLLSPLLKPRLDRLRAELELPSGSQDFNLKEYE